From Arachis stenosperma cultivar V10309 chromosome 2, arast.V10309.gnm1.PFL2, whole genome shotgun sequence, one genomic window encodes:
- the LOC130961266 gene encoding uncharacterized protein LOC130961266: protein MGILHRWWQVTWLIINVSFLFLSSSFVRGSNITDSLESLDDLLCKQAVKDVKGKSIKTAIVYEISIPSNLTGMKISAVRLRAVSFWYRGLNHSFLSLPPKVVAQPSMKRIAILYENLGKWSNLYFNVSNYTMIAPILGFIAYSSSEKELLDCQKIKIDTQGGNITIRFRNVSSHPKNVTPLCAKIGDNGTVEFSNMTKPYFCEAQSQGHYTLVIPSSSAKESSKLWWVLGFVIGVVVLILLALILVGIKIIKRRKIKEMEKVSEVEEAFDTFWIGDTKLPSASMIRTQPSLENEYHYRGGN from the coding sequence ATGGGGATCCTCCATAGATGGTGGCAAGTTACATGGTTGATTATCAATGTTTCTTTCTTGTTCTTATCATCATCTTTTGTTAGAGGCTCAAATATCACTGATAGCCTCGAATCGTTAGATGACTTGCTCTGCAAGCAAGCCGTGAAAGATGTGAAAGGGAAGTCTATAAAAACAGCCATCGTCTACGAAATTTCGATCCCTTCCAACTTGACAGGAATGAAGATCTCCGCCGTGAGATTGCGCGCCGTTTCGTTCTGGTATCGAGGATTGAATCATAGCTTCCTTAGTCTTCCACCTAAGGTGGTGGCTCAACCTAGTATGAAGAGAATTGCAATACTATATGAAAACTTAGGCAAATGGTCAAATCTTTATTTCAATGTATCAAATTACACAATGATTGCTCCAATTCTTGGTTTCATTGCTTATAGTTCTTCAGAAAAAGAATTGTTAGATTGTCAAAAGATCAAAATTGACACTCAAGGAGGCAACATTACTATCCGGTTTCGAAACGTTTCGTCACACCCGAAAAACGTTACACCACTTTGTGCCAAGATTGGTGACAATGGCACGGTTGAATTTAGCAACATGACCAAGCCATATTTTTGTGAAGCACAAAGCCAAGGACATTACACACTTGTGATTCCATCTTCTTCAGCAAAAGAATCTTCTAAATTGTGGTGGGTGTTAGGGTTTGTAATAGGtgttgttgtgttgattttaTTGGCTTTGATCTTAGTAGGTATAAAGATTATTAAGAggagaaaaataaaggaaatggAGAAAGTTTCAGAAGTTGAAGAAGCTTTTGATACATTCTGGATTGGTGACACAAAATTGCCATCAGCTAGCATGATTAGAACTCAACCATCTCTTGAGAATGAGTATCATTATCGTGGtggtaattaa